GGCCCTGGCCAAGGTGACCAAGGGTGACGTGGTCATCGACCTCGGATGCGGCGACGGCCGCATCCCGATCACGGCGGCCAAGGTGTACGGCGCGCGCGGCATCGGTGTCGACATCGACCCGCTCCGGATCGCTGAGGCGAACGCCAATGCCCGCGCGGCCGGCGTGACCGGGCTCGTCACGTTCAAGCTCGAGGACGCGATGACCACCGACGTCACGAGCGCCACCGTCGTCACGACCTACCTGCTGACCGCCTCCAACCTGAAGCTCCGCCCGATGCTGACGCGGAACCTCAAGCCTGGCACGCGCATCGTCGCGCACAACTTCGGATTCGGCGACTGGAAGCCCGAGAAGGTCGAGACCTTCACCGACGGCGCCAACCATCGCCGCACGCTGTATCTGTGGACGGCCGACGGGATCGTCAGGCCGTAGCCGCCGCCTACGCCGACGCACGCGCGCGGCTGCAGGACGAGGCCCGGGCGCTCGACCTGTCGGACGCGCGGTTGGCCTGGGTGCGGCTGACGCTGGCGGGCCTCGCGACCGCGGTCGCGATCGGCGCCCTGGCCACCGCACGCTGGTCGGTCGGCTGGGCGGGCGTGCCCGCGGTCGCCTTCGCGGCCGTCGCCGTCGTCCACGCCCGCAGCCTCGCAGCCCGGACCGCGGCGCGCCGGCGGCTGGCCTGCGTCGAGCAGGGCATCGCACGGATCGAGCACCGCTGGCAGGGTCAGGGCACTGGCGGCGAGTCGCATCGCTCGACCGAACATCCCTACGCCGAGGACCTGGACCTGTTCGGCCGTGCCAGCCTCTTCGAGTTGCTGTGCACGGCGCGAACCGACACCGGCGAACGCACCCTGGCCCGATGGCTGCTCGCCCCGGCATCACCGGAGGTCGTCGTCGAGCGCCAAGCCGCCGTGGCGGAGCTCGCCGCCCGGCCGCAGCTGCGTGAGGACCTCAGCGTGCTCGGCCCCGACCTGCCGCGCGCCGCGACGACCGCGGCCGTCGCGGCATGGGCCGGCGCCCCGACGTCGGCGCCGGCGTGGTGGAGCCGGGTGGCGCTCGTCTCCCTGTCGGCCGCCACGCTGTCGGGCATCGCCTGGTGGTGGCGGACGGGCGAGCCGGCGCTGTGGCTGGGCGGCGCGCTGGCCGCGCAGGCGGTGGTGGGCTGGCGCCTGCGGCCCCGCATCCTGTCGGCGATCCGCCACGTCGAGGAGACGGCCCACGACCTCTCATTGGCGGCCACGCTCATCGAGCGCCTGGAGCGCGAGGCCTTCGAAGGCCCCGGCCTTCGGGCCCTCCGTCAGCGCCTGGAGGGCGGCGGCATCCCGGCATCGGAGGCCATCGATCGGCTGGCGCGCCTCGCCGAGCTCCTCGCGTCGCGCCGCAACCAGTTCTTCGGCCCGCTGGCGCTCCTGCTCTTCTGGGCGACACACCTGGCGTGGGCCATCGACGGGTGGCGCGCCCGCCACGGCACGCACGTGGCCGCGTGGTTCGACGTCATCGGCGAAGTCGAAGCCCTCGCGGCCCTGGCCACCTTCGCCGCCGAGCGGCCGGCCGCCGTCTTCCCCACGCTGGAACCAGGGCCACCACGCCTCGTGGCGCACGAGATGACGCACCCGCTGCTGAATCCCGACCACGCCGTCGGGAACGACGTCGCCCTGGGCGGCGAGCATCCCCATCTGCTGGTCGTCAGCGGCTCGAACATGTCGGGCAAGAGTACCTACCTCAGGGCCATCGGCGTGAACGTCGTCCTGGCGCAGGCCGGGGCCCCGGTGACGGCCCGGGCCATGGCGCTGACGCCGATGACGCCCGCCGGCACCATGCGGGTGCAGGACTCGCTCGAGAGCGGCCGCTCGCGGTTCTTCGCCGAGATCTCGAAGCTCCGCCAGATCGTGGACCTCGCGCGCCTGGACGGCCCGGGCGGCACGCTCTTCCTCATCGACGAACTGCTGGCTGGCACCAACTCGCACGACCGTCAGCTCGGGGCGGCGGGCGTGCTCCGCGGCCTGGTGGGCCTGGGGGCGATCGGCCTCGCCACGACCCACGATCTCGCCTTGACCGCCCTCGTGGACGACGCCTCGACCCGCGCGGCCAACGTGCACTTCGAGGACCGCTTCGAGGGCGGCACGCTCGTCTTCGACTACCGGCTGCGGCCGGGCGTCGTCGGCACGAGCAACGCGCTCGTGCTGATGCGATCGGTCGGCCTCGACGTGTGACGCGCCGCGTCGCGGCGCCACTACAATGGCCGAGATGGACTACGAGCAGCTCGGCCTCTTCTATCTCGGACGGCGTTACGACCCGGCGGCGCGCCAGCGGACGGCCGACCCGGTCCTGTACGACGCCGCGGATCTGCTGACGCACGCGGTCTGCATCGGGATGACCGGCAGCGGCAAGACCGGCCTCGGCGTGGCCCTCATCGAGGAAGCCGCCATCGACGGCTTGCCGGTGCTGGCCATCGACCCCAAGGGCGATCTCGCGAACCTGATGCTCACCTTTCCCGGGCTCACGCCGCAGGAGTTCGCGCCGTGGGTGAACCCGGACGAAGCGCGGTCGCAGCAGCTCTCCGTCGAGGCGTTCGCCGCGAAGGAAGCCGAGCGCTGGAAGGCAGGTCTGGCCGACTGGGACGAAGACGGCACCCGGATCGCGCGACTCAAGGCCTCGGCCGACGTCGCCATCTACACGCCCGGGAGCCGCACGGGGCTGCCGCTGTCGATCCTCGACACCTTCGAAGCGCCGCCGCGCGCGATCGTCGACGAGCCCGAGCTGCTGGCGGCCCGCGTGCAGTCGGTGGCCACGAGCCTGCTCGCGCTGGCAGGCATCACCGGTGACCCGACGACCAGCCGTGAGCACGTGCTCGTCTCCACGCTCCTGCAGGAGGCCTGGCGCCAGGGCCGCGGGCTCGACATGGCGGCGCTCATCGCCCAGGTCCAGACGCCGCCCGTGACCAAGGTCGGCGTGCTCGAACTCGAGGCCTTCTACCCTGCCGGCGATCGCTTCGCGCTGGCGATGCGCCTGAACAACGTCCTGGCGGCGCCGGGGTTCGCGACCTGGCTCGAGGGCGAGCCGCTCGACGTGGGGCGCCTCCTGTACACACCGTCGGGCAAGCCCCGGGTGGCCGTCGTGTCGATCGCGCACCTGGGTGACGCGGAGCGGATGTTCTTCGTGGCGCTGCTCCTCGAACAGGTGCTCGCGTGGGTACGCGCCCAGCGCGGCACGACGTCGCTGCGCGCGCTCCTGTACATGGACGAGCTCTTCGGTTTCCTGCCGCCCACGGCGAATCCTCCGAGCAAGACGCCGCTCCTGACGCTCCTCAAACAGGCACGCGCCTTCGGACTCGGCTGCGTGCTGTCGACGCAGAATCCCGTCGATCTCGACTACAAGGCGCTGTCCAACGCCGGCACGTGGTTCCTCGGACGGCTGCAGACCGAGCGTGACAAGGCCCGCGTGCTCGATGGCCTCGAGGGCGTCGCCGCCGGGGCGGGCCAGGGCTTCGACCGCCAGGGGCTCGACACGCTGCTCTCGGGCCTCGACAAGCGCGTGTTCCTCCTGCACAACGTCCACGACCACGCGCCACTGCTGATGCAGTCGCGGTGGGCGCTGTCCTACCTCCGCGGCCCGATGGGACGCGACGAAATCCGCGCGCTGATGGATCCCGTCCGCGGCCGGGCCACGGCAGCGCCCGCGCCGGCCACCGCCCCGGCGCCGATCTCGCCGGCCCCCGCGGCTCCACCACCGGCGGCCGCCGCCCCGCAGGCCGGGCCGCCCGCTGCGGCCGCGCGCCCGATGCTGCCGCCGGATGTCCCGCAGTATTTCGCACCGGGGCAGGGCGCCACCTACGTGCCGATGCTCGTCGGCGCCGCCCGCGTCACCTACAGCGACGCGAAGCTGAAACTCGACGAGACCGGCGACGTCGTCGTGTGGACGCCGCTCTCCGACGGCCCGGTCGCCGCCGACTGGGAACACGCGGAACCGGCAGACTTCCGAGTGGACGCCCTGACGTCGACGCCGGGCGTGGCGGCGGCCTTCGCGCCGCTCCCCCAGGCGGCCGCCAAGCCCAAGAGCTATCAGGCCTGGACGAAGGACTTCTCGGCCTGGGCCGCCCGATCGCAGAGCCTGGAGCTCTTCAAGTCACCGAGAACGGGCCTGCTCTCCCACGCCGGCGAGAGTGAGGCCGCCTTCCGCATCCGCGCGAGCCACGAGGCCCGCGAAGCCAGGGACGCGGCGGTGCAGGCCCTCCGCGCCAAGTACGCCCCGAAGATCGCGGCCCTCGACGAGCGCATCCGGAAGGCCGGCGCGACGGTCGAAAAGGAGCAGCAGCAGGCGTCGGAGCAGAAGCTCTCCGCGGCGCTGTCGGTCGGCGCGTCCGTGTTGGGCGCGTTCTTCGGCCGGCGCACCGCGTCGGTCACCAACGTGGGGCGCATGGCGACGGCCGCCCGCGGCGTGAGCCGGATCGGACGCGAAGCCCAGGACGTCGAGCGCGCCAAGGCCAACGTCGACGCCCTGGAAGCCCAGAAGCAGCAACTCGAGGAGACGCTCGAACAGGACGTCCGCGCCCTCCAGGACGAATGGAGTGGCGACGGCGAGACCTACGAGCGCCTCGTCGTCAAGCCGAGGCGGGGCGGCGTGCAGGTGCAGCTGGTCGCGCTCGTGTGGCGGCCTGAGTAGCGCGGGTCAGGCAGGCCGACAGCCCGGCGTGGCGTAGTAAGCTGGAAGCCCACGTGCCGGCGTGGCGGAACTGGCAGACGCGCGGGACTCAAAATCCTGTGCCCCTTACCGGGCGTGTGGGTTCGATTCCCTCCGCCGGCACCACTTTCCTGTTGGACGAGGTCGACAGGTTGATCCGCATGCGGCCGCCGTTCCTCCGGCCACCCGTTCAGCGCACGCTCGGCGTCTTCACCTCGTACACGTGGACGATCGGGTCGTTGGTCGGCACGACGTAGATCCGCCGGCGCGTGGCGTCGTAGACCGCGCCGTTGATCCAGGCGTTGCCGGTGCCGGCGCTCATCTCGTGCAGGCTCCAGGTGGCGTAGGGCGTGAGGCTCCAGGGCGCCTTTCGGCCCTGCTTCACGAGCACGAGGTCGTTGGCGTCGTAGGCCCAGACGAAATGGCGGTACGGGTACCCGTGGGGCCCCTTGTCACCGTTGGTCGGGTCGTAGCACCACCAGGTGCCCTGGGGGTGCGGCGTGTAGTGCAGGGCCGGATCCTTGGTGCCCTCGCCGTAGCAGTAGCCGGTGCCGTGGCGGCCGATGAAGAGCACCGACCGCGTCCCGGACGGAAAGGCGATGCCTCCCATCTGCACGACGCTGCTGAAGTAGCGGTTCGGCCGGTCGTAGGGGCCGAGCGTCTGGTGGTCGTCCGGGTAGCCGACCAGCATCTTCGCCGACGCCTTGCGCTTCACGCCGATCTCATCGGGATCGAACACGCTCACTGAGGGGCCATAGCTCGATCGCGAGATGATCGAGATGCAGCACTGCCCCGTCAACGCCGGCCCGCCGAAGAGCGCGCGCCACTCCTCGGGCACGAGCGTCATGTACCCGGCCACGAGGCCCGGCTCTTCGCCGCCCACCGTGTAGGGCCCCTCGGCGGTCCCGAGCGTCTCGCCGGCCCAGTGGCTCTTCGTCACGTTGTGCCCGGCATCGTAGGTGGCGTACCCGCTCACGATGAGCCGCCCGTTCCAGGCCAGGATGCCGCCGAGCACCTTCGGATTGGGATCGGAATCGTCGAGGGCCTTCAGGTTCGGCACGCCCCGGCACGGCTCGAGGATCTCCGCCCGCCCACCGATCTCGGGGATGGACACGCGCGCCGCGCCGCCCGAATACACGCAGCCGTAGTACATCGACTGGCCATCCGCGGCCATCCCGAGCGCGTGCCCGCCGTAGTGCAGGGTGATCTTCCGCGAGTCCTCGTCGGGCAGCCGGAACGTGCCGAGGTAGCGCAGGTCGGTGCCGCTCAGGAGCGGGAGCGCGGACGGAGCCACGGAGGCCGGCGCCTGCGCCAGCAGGGCGCCTCCGGGGACGACGGACAGGGTCGCGGCAGACAGCGCGGCCGCCAGTACGAGGCGACGTGGAACGGGCATCGAGACCATCGGGCGCTCCTCCGCTCCATCATCGCTCGTCGGGGACCGCCGGCGGGCGCGCTTCGACGCCGGTCGGAGGGCGTGGGAACCTGCGAGCCCGGCCCTCACCACTATGTCGGGTGCGGCGTCCGGCCGAAACACGAAGGGATGGGAGTCGTCCTGAAGGTCCGCCTGCCGTTTCGCCTCGGCTTCGCCACGAAGCCGGCAGCCGGCACCGCGGATCCGCGCCAGGGCCAGGGGGGCGGGCAGCCGACGATCGCCCTCCCTGCGGACGACACGCGCACCGGCGAGGCTGGCGTCGGGCCACAGCCCCCCCAGGATCGGACGGCCATCGCCGAGCGGACGCCGGTGGCCGCGGGCCATGGTACGGCCATGCCGGCGACAGGCCCCGACACCGGCGTCCCGTCGCCGGCGGAGGTCGACCAGGCGTCCTCCTCGCTGGTCTGGCTCGCCTACACGTCGGCGCTGGCCTCGCGGGCCACCACGCTCGAGGACGCGGCGCTGGCGGCGCTCGAAGGACGGCTCGACCCGTCGCCTCGCCGCCGCGCGGCGCGGGAGACCTACAAGCTCGCCACGTCGCTTTGGCTGGTGGAAGCCCGCGATGCCGCGCGCATGGCGTGGGAGGCCGCCGGACTGCTCGAGAGCGGCACGCTGCTCGGCACGGCGAATGCGTTGAGGCTGTCGCAGATTGTCGAGGCGCTGCACGGCACGCTCCGCACGCTGCCGCCGCCCGATGCCCTGTCGCCGGCCGGCCGGCCGACCTCGCCCGCGCTGCTGGTCGTGGACGACGACGACGCGCTCGCGCGGGAACTTCCCATCGAGGCGGCCGTCCGAGGGTGGCGAGCCAAGGTCATCCGGCATCTCACCGATCCGCTCGACGACCAGGCGGACGTGATCGTCCTCGGACCCGACGGGCTCGGTGACGCCGATGGCGCGGCACGGGCCCGCCTGCTCGCCGCCCACCCCAACGCCGCAATCGCGGCCCTGGTGTCCGGCCCGTCGCTGCTCGAACGATCCGCCGCGCATCCCCTGTCCGCGGCCCGCACCCTGTGCAAGCCGATCGCCCCGGCGGCGATCGTGGACGAGGCCATCGACCTCGTTCGGCGCCGTCAGGCCACGCGGCCCGTCATCGTGCTTGGACTGGTCGATCCGGATCTGCGCGCGCGGGCGAGGACCGTCCTGGCGGATCTCGGCGCGGTGACCGAGGTCCACGAGAACGGCGAGGCCGTGTGGGACGTCGTGACCCAGCTTCGGCCCGAGCTCTGCGTCCTCGACGAGCGATGCGCCGGCGGGCCGTCGCTGCACGTGCCGCGGGCGATGCGCCGCGAGCTGGACGTGGCCGCGGCCAGCGTCATCCTGGTCACTCCGGCCTCCGACGAGGCCGCGGCGGCACGCGCGGCCGCGGCCGGCGCCGACGACTGGCTGCCTTCGGCCGCGGTGCCGTCCCTGCTGCTGCCACTCTCACGCAACCGCCTGGAGCGGACGAGGACCCAGCGCGAGGCCGCGGACCTGGACCCCGCCACCCGCCTGCCGCACCTGCGCTCGGTCATTCCGACCTTCGAGCGGATGGTGGCCATCGCCCGGCGCTACGACCACACGCTGGCCATGCTGATGGTGGAGGTGGACGGCATCGGGCCCGCGTCCGCCTCGCGCGACCCCGAGCCGATGCAGCGGCTCTCCACGCTCCTGGGGCGGCGCCTCGCCCGTGCCTTCCGCGCCGAGGACGTCGTGGCCCACGTGGCGCCCGGGCGCTTCGCCATCGCCGCCTTCGGCATGAAGTCCGAGGACGGCGTACACCGGATGGCCGAGCTCCTCGAGAGCTTCCGGGAGCAGGCCGTGCAGGGCGCGGACCGCACGGCCGTGGCGGCCTCCTTCAGCGCCGGCATCGCCCAGATTCGCGTCGACGGCAAGGACGCCGGCGAGCTCATCCGCGCCGCCGAGGCGGCCCTCGCCTCGGCGCGGCGACAGGGCGGCAACCGCATCGAAGCCGCCACGCGCGGCGAGGCGTCGCGCGTGGAGTGGACGGCCGACGCCCTGGTCATCGATCCTGACGCGCCGTTCGCGGCGCTGGTGGAACACGCGCTCGAGACGCGCGGACACCGCGTGCGCACGGTGGGCGACGGCCGCGAGGCCCTCGAGCTGCTCACCCATCCCGAGGCGCCGGTCCGCGCACGGCTGCTGGTGCTCGAGCTCGGCCTGCCGGGCCTGGACGGGCTCACGCTGCTCGGACAGCTCGCCGAGGCCGGCGTGCTCAAGACGTCGAAAGCGGTCGTGGTGACGACGCGGTCGGTCGAGGCCGAGATGATCGCGGCCATGGAGCTGGGCGCCGTGGACTACGTCACCAAGCCCGTCAGCCTCCCGGTCCTCATGCGGCGGCTGCGCTCGGCCCTGTCGGGGAGCGCCGGTGTCGGCTGACGCCCTCGTCCGGATGGTGCTCTTCGCCGAGGCCCTGGCCCTGGCCGTCGGCGTCGCCCTGCTCGTGGCGCATGCCGCGTGGTGGTGGTGGTACGACCGGTGGATCGAAGGCCGCGTCGACGCCGTCCGCAGCTCCCTGCGCGAGGCGCTCGCCGGCGGAGCCCGCGACCTCGCCTTCGCACGCGACTTCGTCCGTCTTCCGATGCGCCTCCAGATCTACCTCCTCGGCGAGCTGGCACCGTACCTCTCCGGGCAGGAACGCCAGTCCCTCCGTCAGCTGGCGGAACGCGCCGGCCTGCTCGGAAAGGCCGAGCGGCTCTGCCAAAGCTGGTTCTGGTCGCGCCGCCTCTTCGGCGCCAAGATCTGCACGCTCGTCGGCCACCCCGCCGAGGTCGTCCTGGCGCTCCTGGGCGATCGCCATCCCGGCGTGCGCGCCCAGGCCGTCGAGTGCGCCATCCATCGGCCGGATCCCGCCGTCGTCGAGACGCTCCTCGCGATGCTGGCCGACGGCGACGGGCGCTGCCGCTTCGCGGCCCAGGACACCCTCGTGAAGGTGGGGCACGCGGCGGTGGCCCCCCTCATCGCCTACCTGGGCTCGGCGGGGCACACCGGC
The DNA window shown above is from Vicinamibacterales bacterium and carries:
- a CDS encoding 50S ribosomal protein L11 methyltransferase → ILGAMRRSRTAWFVALALAAGLSAVPLAQPSRRLDAPNLAPYVPTPQEVVDRMLALAKVTKGDVVIDLGCGDGRIPITAAKVYGARGIGVDIDPLRIAEANANARAAGVTGLVTFKLEDAMTTDVTSATVVTTYLLTASNLKLRPMLTRNLKPGTRIVAHNFGFGDWKPEKVETFTDGANHRRTLYLWTADGIVRP
- a CDS encoding response regulator gives rise to the protein MGVVLKVRLPFRLGFATKPAAGTADPRQGQGGGQPTIALPADDTRTGEAGVGPQPPQDRTAIAERTPVAAGHGTAMPATGPDTGVPSPAEVDQASSSLVWLAYTSALASRATTLEDAALAALEGRLDPSPRRRAARETYKLATSLWLVEARDAARMAWEAAGLLESGTLLGTANALRLSQIVEALHGTLRTLPPPDALSPAGRPTSPALLVVDDDDALARELPIEAAVRGWRAKVIRHLTDPLDDQADVIVLGPDGLGDADGAARARLLAAHPNAAIAALVSGPSLLERSAAHPLSAARTLCKPIAPAAIVDEAIDLVRRRQATRPVIVLGLVDPDLRARARTVLADLGAVTEVHENGEAVWDVVTQLRPELCVLDERCAGGPSLHVPRAMRRELDVAAASVILVTPASDEAAAARAAAAGADDWLPSAAVPSLLLPLSRNRLERTRTQREAADLDPATRLPHLRSVIPTFERMVAIARRYDHTLAMLMVEVDGIGPASASRDPEPMQRLSTLLGRRLARAFRAEDVVAHVAPGRFAIAAFGMKSEDGVHRMAELLESFREQAVQGADRTAVAASFSAGIAQIRVDGKDAGELIRAAEAALASARRQGGNRIEAATRGEASRVEWTADALVIDPDAPFAALVEHALETRGHRVRTVGDGREALELLTHPEAPVRARLLVLELGLPGLDGLTLLGQLAEAGVLKTSKAVVVTTRSVEAEMIAAMELGAVDYVTKPVSLPVLMRRLRSALSGSAGVG
- a CDS encoding HEAT repeat domain-containing protein, whose protein sequence is MSADALVRMVLFAEALALAVGVALLVAHAAWWWWYDRWIEGRVDAVRSSLREALAGGARDLAFARDFVRLPMRLQIYLLGELAPYLSGQERQSLRQLAERAGLLGKAERLCQSWFWSRRLFGAKICTLVGHPAEVVLALLGDRHPGVRAQAVECAIHRPDPAVVETLLAMLADGDGRCRFAAQDTLVKVGHAAVAPLIAYLGSAGHTGTLGALDVALTMADARLLAPASVLAGAPAADVRARAIALLGALGSAEGIAAVERALADPAPVVRQAALKALGALTHWPAAPQVARLVHDPVWDVRRQAALCLRALGAPGLIFLRQLRQSPDPVSSSVARYALDLAAVGAQA